Proteins encoded by one window of Cucurbita pepo subsp. pepo cultivar mu-cu-16 chromosome LG14, ASM280686v2, whole genome shotgun sequence:
- the LOC111810396 gene encoding uncharacterized protein LOC111810396, whose translation MGNCSLKGVAADCEKPIRILTDSGNIINFHGPKQVDQILKNYPPGVYGVFRRPNLSSPLPISEPLDAGKSYFLLPLSRAAEKERSDAAEDLRTGSGLEVLPTGGDGIWRVKLVIDTKQLGEILAEEGNTEALIERMRAAAATAAVQSPRREKIGGWKPTWGNWSKFLPIDVGNHNKAQIKDFHSGNGCLYAT comes from the coding sequence ATGGGGAACTGTTCTCTGAAAGGAGTGGCCGCCGATTGCGAAAAGCCCATCAGAATCTTAACCGATTCCGGCAACATAATCAACTTCCATGGCCCTAAACAAGTCGATCAAATCCTCAAGAACTATCCTCCCGGCGTCTATGGCGTTTTCCGGCGCCCCAATCTCTCTTCGCCGTTACCCATTTCGGAGCCTCTCGACGCCGGAAAATCCTACTTTCTCCTCCCGCTTTCCCGAGCCGCAGAGAAAGAGAGGTCCGATGCGGCGGAGGATCTGAGAACTGGGTCGGGGCTGGAAGTGCTTCCGACAGGTGGCGACGGCATTTGGAGGGTCAAATTGGTGATCGATACGAAGCAGTTGGGGGAAATTTTGGCAGAGGAAGGGAACACAGAAGCGTTGATTGAGAGGATGagagcggcggcggcgacggcAGCGGTGCAGAGTCCACGGCGGGAGAAGATCGGAGGGTGGAAGCCGACGTGGGGGAATTGGTCGAAGTTTCTTCCAATTGATGTTGGAAACCACAATAAAGCACAAATCAAGGATTTTCATTCTGGAAATGGGTGTTTATATGCCACATAA
- the LOC111810476 gene encoding uncharacterized protein MAL13P1.336-like produces the protein MESNPQSLRQFSDQLRLQSGNLTNLSLNDSIWSNSYVSKRHEERRNFDVRNGGEVNLVNNFKPKLCDSDVNRFNDGWNSFKPSVASDLNNWSNSSKLRSTGYEKNALNVFDHGWNSLKPQGSDFNGFNDGWKLNSANMGVDPVIGGTQKGINGGFNQGIYSQIGNFNSNGFVNVKNYKNSGKVEEENGGKNGKKNSNKKINGENSNDNKESNKNGLDKRFKTLPPSESLPRNETIGGYIFVCNNDTMQENLKRQLFGLPPRYRDSVRAITPGLPIFLYNYSTHQLHGIFEAASFGGTNIDPTAWEDKKTPGESRFPAQVRTVTRKICEPLEEDSFRPILHHYDGPKFRLELNIPEALSLLDIFEEQSC, from the exons ATGGAGAGTAACCCGCAATCGCTTAGGCAATTCAGCGACCAGCTTCGACTGCAATCTGGGAATCTTACGAACCTGTCGCTCAACGATTCTATCTGGAGCAATTCGTATGTCTCCAAGAGGCACGAAGAGAGGAGGAATTTCGATGTGCGAAATGGCGGAGAGGTAAATTTAGTGAATAATTTTAAGCCCAAACTGTGTGATTCTGATGTCAATCGGTTCAATGATGGATGGAATAGTTTTAAGCCGAGTGTTGCTTCTGATCTTAATAATTGGAGTAACAGTAGCAAACTTAGATCAACTGGGTATGAAAAGAATGCACTCAATGTGTTTGATCATGGGTGGAATAGTTTGAAGCCACAGGGGTCTGATTTTAATGGCTTCAACGATGGGTGGAAGCTTAATTCTGCAAATATGGGGGTTGATCCAGTGATTGGAGGAACCCAAAAGGGTATTAATGGAGGGTTTAACCAAGGGATTTACTCACAAATTGGGAATTTTAACAGTAATGGTTTTGTAAATGTGAAGAACTACAAGAACAGTGGgaaggttgaagaagaaaatggaggaaagaaTGGGAAGAAGAACAGTAACAAGAAGATTAATGGTGAAAATAGCAATGATAATAAGGAAAGTAATAAGAATGGTTTGGACAAGAGGTTCAAAACCCTTCCCCCATCTGAGTCTTTGCCCAGAAATGAAACAATTGGTGGATATATCTTTGTGTGCAACAATGATACAATGCAAGAAAATCTGAAGAGGCAGCTTTTTG GGTTGCCTCCAAGATACAGGGATTCTGTCAGGGCCATAACTCCTGGGCTGCCTATTTTCCTCTACAACTATTCTACCCACCAACTCCATGGAATCTTTGAG GCTGCAAGCTTTGGAGGGACAAACATTGATCCAACTGCCTGGGAAGACAAGAAAACTCCGGGCGAATCTCGTTTCCCGGCGCAG GTCAGAACTGTGACTAGGAAGATATGTGAGCCACTGGAAGAGGACTCTTTCAGACCGATTCTTCACCATTACGACGGTCCCAAGTTTCGTCTCGAACTCAACATCCCAGAG GCACTCTCTCTTCTGGATATATTTGAAGAACAATCCTGTTGA